A window of Halovivax gelatinilyticus genomic DNA:
CGATCGCGTCGGAGTATCGCGCGGAGGGGTGGACCGTCGAACGGGTCGATCCGATCGACGTCGTCCCGTGGGCGGACGACGACGGCGGCGGATTCGCGATACTGGCGGATGGCAACCGGGTTCAGGCGCTCGAATCGCTCGTCTCCGATCGAACGTTCGGCGCCGCGGAGGTCTACCAGCGTCCCGTCGACGCCGGGAGTTTCCTCGTGCTCGTCGAACTCGACGAGCCGACCGAGCGGGCGATCGTTCTGTCGCTTTACTACCGACGGGAAGAGGCCGAAAACGCCCTCTCGCGGGCGAACGAGGCGGGCGAGCTACAGGTGCGTCTTCGATCGACTGACGGTGACGACTGGCTCACGTTCGTTCACGACGACCCGTCACTGTTCGACGCGGACGGGTAGCGCGCGGACACCGACGGCCCGCACGGTGGGCGAACTGCTCAGCGGCGGCCCGGTCGGCAGACGCGCCGACGCGACTACGGCGATGACTCCGGTTCGGCGGTCGATTCACCGTCGTCGTCCCGGTCGTCTGCCGTCTCTCCGTCGTCGAGTTCGTCGGCCGTATCCGCAGTATCTGCGTCCGAGTCGTCGACTGGAGGTTCGCCGTCGCTTGATTCGTCGACGTCGGTTCGCTCGTCGACCGACTCGTCGTCGCCGGCGTCGGGTCCGTCCTCGCGGCCCTCATCGGAGTCGTCAGTGCCGTCGACCGACTCGTCGTCGCTTGCGTCGGCTTCGAGGAGCGTTTCCTCCTCTCGGAGCGCCT
This region includes:
- a CDS encoding DUF7529 family protein codes for the protein MTDERPPDGEPESGDSGTDRADIDRAETEPWAELLGDAEAIASEYRAEGWTVERVDPIDVVPWADDDGGGFAILADGNRVQALESLVSDRTFGAAEVYQRPVDAGSFLVLVELDEPTERAIVLSLYYRREEAENALSRANEAGELQVRLRSTDGDDWLTFVHDDPSLFDADG